In Desulfovibrio sp. 86, the following proteins share a genomic window:
- a CDS encoding sigma 54-interacting transcriptional regulator has product MNNTLNPKALLSSPQLLDNLDDALFLLDRQGAAIPGNTAGRAVLTHAGGAVRKLADFFFNELSLGDIFLKKDATPIQLRKLNVGDHAYVVRGFFNGDDLILILSEITDLKRMAQDLSLQLTQLLRFKIAMQFLADGIVLTDVFERIVFMNKAMCELLAARNAGADLDNLEKLENLFGHLPTTEAPVWVLDEHEEGTAKPADGMRLVIEKRALFLSDNKLHGFMLRFSSETESAQHADVTDHGMKKDASVGSATWLPRTGKSETVRPQPSNRKQLGRAALRDFVGQSKAVLQIKEIIKKVASSSSTVLLQSESGTGKELLARSLHELSDRANGPFIKLNCASLPESLLEAEVFGYDSGAFTGAKKSGNPGLFEQAHTGTIFLDEIGEMSLPLQAKLLRIIQEREVQRIGGQALKRLDVRVVCATNRNLLHLVKEGQFRSDLLFRLNVVSITIPPLRERKSDIKSLIIHFLRECSHTFKKNVSGVSKDVYYHFMNYDWPGNVRELGNIIEYAFNIIDGGTIECKHLPQYFLESSSDIRSYSEKFSNIISEYSRKVVMNTLEQYNGNKLAACGALGISRSKLYRIISG; this is encoded by the coding sequence ATGAATAATACACTCAATCCCAAAGCTCTGCTGTCCAGCCCGCAACTGCTGGACAACCTCGATGACGCGCTCTTCCTGCTCGACCGTCAGGGGGCCGCCATCCCCGGCAATACCGCCGGGCGAGCGGTGCTGACCCATGCGGGCGGGGCTGTGCGCAAACTGGCGGATTTTTTCTTCAACGAGCTTTCCCTTGGTGATATTTTTCTCAAAAAAGACGCAACTCCCATCCAACTCAGGAAGTTGAATGTCGGAGACCATGCCTATGTGGTGCGGGGATTTTTCAACGGGGACGATCTGATTCTCATTCTGTCGGAAATCACAGATCTCAAGCGGATGGCGCAGGATCTGAGCCTACAATTGACCCAGTTGCTGCGTTTCAAGATAGCCATGCAGTTTCTGGCCGACGGCATCGTCCTCACGGATGTCTTTGAGCGCATAGTGTTCATGAACAAAGCCATGTGCGAACTGCTCGCGGCCAGAAATGCCGGCGCCGATCTGGACAACCTGGAAAAACTGGAAAACCTGTTCGGACACTTGCCCACCACGGAAGCACCCGTCTGGGTCCTTGATGAGCATGAGGAAGGAACGGCAAAACCGGCTGACGGCATGCGCCTTGTAATCGAAAAACGCGCGCTGTTTTTGTCTGACAACAAACTTCACGGTTTTATGCTGCGCTTCTCAAGCGAGACCGAATCCGCCCAACACGCCGACGTTACAGACCACGGCATGAAAAAGGACGCCAGCGTCGGATCCGCAACATGGTTGCCAAGGACGGGCAAGTCCGAGACTGTGCGGCCCCAGCCTTCAAACCGGAAACAACTCGGGAGGGCCGCGTTACGAGACTTCGTTGGGCAAAGCAAGGCGGTGCTGCAAATCAAGGAAATCATCAAAAAAGTGGCCTCGTCATCGTCCACGGTACTGCTGCAGAGCGAAAGCGGCACGGGAAAAGAGTTGCTGGCCCGCTCTCTTCACGAACTCAGCGACCGCGCCAATGGGCCCTTCATCAAGCTCAATTGCGCCAGTTTGCCCGAATCCCTGCTGGAGGCCGAGGTGTTCGGCTATGACTCAGGCGCGTTCACCGGGGCCAAAAAAAGCGGAAATCCCGGGCTATTCGAACAGGCCCATACCGGCACTATCTTTCTAGATGAAATCGGCGAGATGTCGCTCCCCCTCCAGGCCAAGTTGCTGCGGATCATCCAGGAACGCGAAGTTCAGCGCATAGGCGGGCAGGCATTAAAACGGCTGGATGTGCGCGTGGTCTGCGCCACGAACCGCAATCTTCTGCACCTGGTGAAAGAGGGGCAATTTCGCAGTGACCTGCTGTTCAGGCTCAATGTGGTCTCCATCACCATTCCACCGCTCAGAGAGCGGAAAAGTGATATCAAGTCACTGATCATCCATTTTTTACGTGAATGTTCACACACATTTAAGAAAAACGTCAGTGGTGTTTCCAAGGATGTGTACTATCACTTTATGAATTATGACTGGCCGGGCAATGTACGAGAACTTGGAAACATCATTGAATACGCTTTTAACATCATAGATGGCGGAACCATAGAATGCAAACACCTTCCCCAATATTTTTTAGAATCATCATCTGATATTCGTAGTTATTCTGAAAAATTCAGCAATATTATCTCGGAATACAGCCGTAAAGTCGTCATGAACACTCTTGAGCAATATAATGGAAACAAACTTGCGGCTTGTGGCGCATTGGGAATATCGCGGTCAAAACTGTACAGAATCATTTCAGGATAA
- a CDS encoding aldehyde dehydrogenase family protein, whose protein sequence is MKNTPGMSTYCHALPHYVLPQIRSCGRTWEAWGTAAQNVHQCLGEAKNHALVLNDAVLDRTAAGIINAFCGCAGERCMALPVIVAQEGIADALVQKLVEKAGELRMGPAWNKADTTLGPLVNARQKESVPKWIETGLAEGAVMVLDGRNPSVAPGCENGFFVGPTILDHVKPGMAVGDREVFGPVLCIKRVKTFEKGLAVMNANPFANRSVICTSSGYYARQFARDTDGGQVGINVGIPVPVCCFGFTGHKRSFIGDLHVMSSDGVRFYTESKNVTSTWFLPDHQGSVDTWDGMLSIH, encoded by the coding sequence GTGAAAAACACTCCCGGCATGTCCACTTACTGCCATGCCTTGCCCCACTACGTGTTGCCGCAAATCCGCTCCTGTGGCCGGACATGGGAGGCATGGGGGACAGCCGCTCAGAACGTTCACCAGTGCCTGGGCGAAGCAAAAAACCATGCCCTTGTGCTTAATGATGCCGTGCTTGACCGCACGGCGGCAGGAATTATCAACGCCTTCTGCGGTTGCGCCGGCGAGCGCTGCATGGCTTTGCCAGTAATTGTGGCCCAGGAGGGCATTGCCGACGCCTTGGTACAGAAGCTGGTGGAAAAAGCCGGCGAACTCCGCATGGGGCCGGCATGGAACAAGGCAGACACGACGCTTGGACCGCTGGTCAACGCCCGCCAGAAAGAAAGCGTGCCCAAGTGGATTGAAACCGGCCTTGCGGAAGGTGCGGTTATGGTGCTGGATGGCCGGAACCCCTCGGTGGCCCCCGGCTGCGAAAACGGTTTCTTTGTCGGACCGACCATTCTTGACCACGTAAAGCCCGGTATGGCCGTGGGCGACCGCGAAGTGTTCGGCCCGGTGCTGTGCATCAAGCGCGTCAAGACCTTTGAAAAAGGCCTGGCCGTCATGAACGCCAACCCCTTTGCCAACAGGTCTGTGATCTGCACCTCGTCGGGCTATTATGCGCGCCAGTTTGCACGCGACACCGATGGCGGCCAGGTTGGCATCAACGTCGGCATTCCCGTGCCTGTCTGCTGCTTTGGCTTTACCGGGCACAAGCGGAGCTTCATCGGCGATCTGCACGTGATGAGTTCCGACGGCGTTCGGTTCTACACCGAATCCAAAAACGTCACGTCCACCTGGTTTTTGCCTGACCACCAGGGTAGCGTGGACACATGGGACGGCATGCTCTCTATCCATTAG
- a CDS encoding molybdopterin dinucleotide binding domain-containing protein codes for MDTKKRKLLGAGAVILGAGAVAAATAGAGKKIINGIVNGTAGEPVRDPINKNALQPEFTVAEDGAVALSKGSRVAFNHCWGCCTMCGVRLHIDEAQDKVVRVAGNPYNPLSASHAVPMSMPVREALVGLSARGPDDEESTGHERRSTVCGRGAAMIDASASPFRVTHCLKRVGKRGEGRWKTIPFEQLVEEVVEGGDLFGEGHVDGLRAIRETPGPASPQNPEFGPHSNRLLLTYALDDGRERFFFQRFGVQSYGTRNFGKHGAYCGLSFRMGSGLVLNDMATNTHAKPDFENCEFALFWGTAPAQAGNPFKHSARMVAEARTNGKLHYAVVDPVLRLSTTDAVRDKARWIPVRPDMDVALALGMIRWILENERYDAHFLCRPTLKAATDAGEAAFSNATHLVCLSGPEQGKILRMPPQAGSKGPDGKPLPGEALVLSPSGALLPADKCAEAALFFNGEVTLPDGARVQAATTLQLLKEEALAHTLEEYAALCGVASETMIDLAREFTAHGKKAAADAHGGMMTATGMNATFAVLTLNTLIGNLNAKGGLCVAPGNFHNPAFPGPRYNLADFPGKKEPKGFPANRCKAAYEKSTAYKQKVEAGESPYPAAMPWFPLTAPNLPAEHLLGHANGYPFTFKCWINWTGNVIYGHGGLKRALDAKLKDPKDLPLIVGIDAFHNETNAYADYLVPDPCLYEVWGGFAEAWSGVLTRMSTARWPAIEPRQQKSASGQPVCMELFLIEAAKRMNLPGFGDKAIPDASGELHPLHTPQDYYLRLAANMAFFKGKTLPSPTDQDVKLSGIGRIMADIIKVLEPEEQGPVAYLYSRGGRYEPAADSYEGDTTKSRWTRAMCIYNEEAATAVHSQTGRHYSGIPRLRDAEFTDGTPLRARWTDKEYPLLMVSFKSNLINSYAIISPRLRSIKPVNMVMVNKDDAHALGIAHGDMVRLVTPGGAETAQATVSDGIMRGVVGVEHGFGHKALGAGDIVVDGERIVALKGAAAGINLNDLVPDDPSRKGFSALTESDTGSAVRQGIPLRIEKLA; via the coding sequence ATGGATACCAAAAAACGTAAACTTTTGGGCGCAGGCGCGGTGATTCTTGGCGCGGGCGCGGTGGCCGCCGCCACTGCGGGCGCCGGCAAAAAAATTATTAATGGCATCGTGAACGGCACCGCCGGTGAGCCGGTGCGCGACCCCATCAACAAAAACGCCCTGCAGCCGGAATTTACGGTGGCCGAAGACGGCGCTGTGGCTCTGAGCAAGGGCAGTCGCGTGGCCTTTAACCATTGCTGGGGCTGCTGCACCATGTGCGGCGTGCGCCTGCACATTGACGAGGCGCAGGACAAGGTCGTTCGCGTGGCGGGCAATCCGTACAACCCCCTTTCCGCGTCACACGCCGTGCCCATGAGCATGCCTGTGCGCGAGGCGCTCGTCGGGCTTTCCGCCAGAGGGCCGGACGACGAAGAGTCCACGGGGCATGAACGCCGCTCGACCGTTTGCGGGCGCGGCGCTGCCATGATTGACGCCTCGGCAAGCCCTTTTCGCGTTACCCACTGCCTCAAGCGGGTGGGCAAGCGCGGTGAAGGCCGCTGGAAGACCATTCCCTTTGAGCAGCTTGTTGAAGAAGTGGTTGAGGGCGGCGACCTTTTTGGCGAAGGCCATGTGGACGGGCTGCGGGCCATCCGCGAAACCCCCGGCCCGGCCAGTCCCCAGAACCCGGAATTCGGGCCGCACTCCAACCGGCTGCTGCTGACCTATGCTCTGGACGATGGCCGCGAACGCTTTTTCTTTCAGCGTTTTGGCGTGCAGTCGTACGGTACGCGCAATTTCGGCAAGCACGGCGCGTATTGCGGGCTGTCGTTCCGCATGGGCTCCGGCCTTGTGCTGAATGACATGGCTACCAACACGCACGCAAAACCGGATTTTGAAAATTGCGAGTTTGCCCTGTTCTGGGGCACAGCGCCCGCGCAGGCGGGCAATCCCTTCAAGCATTCGGCCCGCATGGTGGCGGAGGCCCGCACCAACGGCAAGCTGCACTATGCCGTGGTGGACCCGGTACTGCGGCTTTCCACCACCGATGCCGTGCGCGACAAGGCCCGCTGGATTCCTGTACGGCCCGATATGGATGTGGCCCTGGCTCTGGGTATGATCCGCTGGATACTGGAAAACGAGCGTTACGACGCGCACTTTCTCTGCCGGCCCACGCTCAAGGCGGCCACGGATGCCGGAGAGGCCGCTTTTTCCAACGCCACGCACCTTGTGTGTCTTTCCGGCCCTGAACAGGGCAAGATACTGCGCATGCCGCCGCAGGCCGGGAGCAAGGGTCCGGACGGAAAACCCCTGCCCGGTGAAGCGCTTGTGCTTTCGCCCTCTGGCGCGTTGCTGCCTGCGGACAAATGCGCGGAAGCGGCGCTGTTTTTCAACGGTGAAGTGACGCTGCCGGACGGCGCGCGGGTTCAGGCCGCCACGACCCTGCAGTTGCTCAAGGAAGAAGCCCTGGCGCACACGCTGGAGGAATATGCGGCCCTGTGCGGCGTTGCCAGCGAGACCATGATTGATCTGGCGCGGGAGTTCACGGCCCACGGCAAAAAAGCGGCGGCGGACGCTCACGGCGGCATGATGACCGCCACTGGCATGAACGCCACCTTTGCCGTGCTGACCCTCAATACGCTTATTGGCAATCTCAACGCCAAGGGGGGCTTGTGCGTCGCGCCCGGCAATTTCCACAACCCGGCTTTTCCCGGTCCGCGCTACAATCTGGCGGATTTTCCCGGCAAAAAGGAACCCAAGGGCTTTCCGGCCAACCGCTGCAAGGCGGCGTACGAAAAATCCACTGCCTACAAGCAGAAGGTTGAGGCCGGGGAATCCCCGTATCCCGCCGCAATGCCGTGGTTTCCGCTCACTGCGCCCAATCTGCCCGCCGAGCATCTGCTGGGCCACGCCAACGGGTATCCCTTTACCTTCAAGTGCTGGATCAACTGGACAGGCAACGTGATTTACGGCCATGGCGGACTCAAGCGGGCGCTGGACGCCAAGCTGAAAGACCCCAAGGATCTGCCCCTCATTGTGGGCATCGACGCTTTTCATAACGAAACCAACGCCTATGCGGACTATCTTGTGCCAGACCCCTGTCTGTACGAGGTATGGGGCGGCTTTGCCGAAGCATGGAGCGGCGTGCTGACCCGCATGTCCACGGCGCGCTGGCCCGCCATTGAGCCGCGCCAGCAAAAGTCGGCCTCCGGGCAGCCCGTGTGCATGGAGCTTTTTTTGATCGAGGCCGCCAAGCGCATGAATTTGCCCGGCTTTGGCGACAAGGCCATTCCTGATGCCTCAGGCGAACTGCACCCGCTGCACACGCCTCAGGATTACTATCTGCGCCTTGCCGCGAACATGGCCTTTTTCAAAGGCAAAACCCTGCCTTCACCCACGGATCAGGACGTGAAGCTTTCGGGCATCGGCCGCATAATGGCCGACATTATCAAGGTGCTTGAGCCCGAAGAGCAGGGGCCTGTGGCTTATCTTTACAGCCGTGGCGGGCGCTACGAGCCTGCTGCCGACAGTTATGAGGGCGATACGACCAAGAGCCGCTGGACGCGGGCCATGTGCATTTATAATGAAGAAGCGGCCACGGCGGTGCATTCGCAGACTGGCAGGCACTACAGCGGCATTCCGCGACTGCGCGATGCGGAGTTCACGGACGGAACGCCCTTGCGCGCGCGCTGGACGGACAAGGAGTATCCCTTGCTCATGGTGTCCTTCAAGTCCAACCTCATTAACTCCTACGCCATCATTTCGCCGCGTCTGCGTTCCATCAAGCCGGTCAATATGGTGATGGTCAACAAGGACGACGCCCATGCGCTGGGTATTGCCCATGGCGACATGGTGCGCCTGGTCACGCCCGGCGGCGCGGAAACAGCGCAGGCCACCGTGTCGGACGGCATCATGCGCGGCGTTGTGGGGGTTGAGCATGGCTTTGGGCACAAGGCTCTTGGCGCTGGCGACATCGTGGTGGACGGCGAGCGCATTGTCGCGCTCAAAGGGGCTGCGGCGGGCATCAACCTCAATGATCTTGTGCCGGACGACCCCAGTCGCAAGGGCTTTTCTGCCTTGACGGAAAGCGACACAGGCAGTGCCGTGCGCCAGGGCATCCCCCTGCGTATTGAAAAACTGGCCTGA
- a CDS encoding polysulfide reductase NrfD has translation MHDILDLVPFVNRPEWGAWEPLALIMILAGGVSAFGAGLAALRGAKPFMVHVLALASCIALACGIMGVFVPLEQPFRVWEFAAHPSFSSWTAWGAYILPLCLVCVLAVLWQSGKEQTVNRAVALAAAALGILALAYATGEVRACVGRVLWAGYWSSVELIAAGITAASGLVLLIWLRLRLDDFDRAGSHAAPLLKLGGLCLVLQMLCAVLTLLVRAPQGYAAFVGVWWHAPEILSALLALCTLLLGSGTLARLAARGSFALLSAVLLLWKIIHMGEIFGRNASLYPAREAFADLLTLDALAAFGGTVGLMVVLATVLPFLLPSSSKAKQI, from the coding sequence ATGCACGACATTCTTGACCTTGTGCCCTTTGTCAACAGGCCGGAGTGGGGCGCGTGGGAACCGCTGGCCCTGATCATGATCCTTGCGGGCGGCGTAAGCGCTTTTGGCGCGGGGCTGGCCGCCCTGCGTGGCGCAAAGCCCTTTATGGTGCATGTGCTGGCGCTGGCAAGCTGCATTGCTCTGGCCTGCGGGATTATGGGCGTATTTGTGCCGCTTGAGCAGCCCTTCCGCGTGTGGGAGTTTGCCGCACATCCTTCATTCAGTTCCTGGACAGCCTGGGGAGCCTATATTCTTCCCCTGTGCCTTGTGTGCGTTCTGGCGGTGCTCTGGCAGAGCGGCAAGGAACAGACCGTCAATCGCGCCGTGGCCCTGGCTGCGGCAGCCCTGGGCATTTTGGCCCTGGCCTATGCCACGGGCGAAGTTCGGGCCTGCGTTGGCCGGGTTCTCTGGGCCGGGTACTGGTCGTCGGTGGAGTTGATTGCCGCCGGGATTACGGCTGCCAGCGGACTGGTTTTGCTGATCTGGCTGCGCCTGCGTCTTGACGATTTCGATCGCGCGGGCAGTCATGCTGCGCCATTACTGAAGCTTGGCGGCCTGTGCCTGGTGTTGCAAATGCTGTGCGCTGTGCTGACCCTGCTGGTGCGCGCTCCGCAAGGGTATGCCGCCTTTGTGGGCGTGTGGTGGCACGCGCCGGAGATTCTGTCGGCCCTGCTGGCCCTCTGCACTCTGCTGCTGGGCAGCGGCACTCTGGCCCGCCTTGCGGCCAGAGGTTCGTTTGCGCTGCTTTCCGCCGTACTGCTGCTGTGGAAGATCATTCACATGGGCGAAATATTCGGGCGCAACGCTTCCCTGTATCCCGCGCGCGAAGCCTTTGCCGACCTCCTCACGCTGGACGCGCTGGCCGCTTTTGGCGGCACTGTTGGTCTGATGGTTGTTCTGGCGACGGTTCTGCCCTTCCTGCTGCCTTCCTCCTCCAAGGCCAAACAAATTTAG
- the dsrO gene encoding sulfate reduction electron transfer complex DsrMKJOP subunit DsrO, whose product MQRRTFLSLCCVSAASLLPGRALAEAGESKSRYAMLIDLRRCVGCQSCTVSCGAENAVPLGNFRTTVSEYAMGGAPSEHKEPSVAVIPRLCNHCENPPCVPVCPVGATFKRADGLVLIDATTCIGCGFCVQACPYDARFLNRETHTADKCTFCAHRTAAGLLPACVENCVGGARIFGDLRDPKSSASKMLAAYKGKVVVLYPEKSTDPHVFYLGLDRFFTRSDSIPQPMPITPLERT is encoded by the coding sequence ATGCAACGTCGAACATTTCTTTCTCTCTGCTGCGTCAGCGCGGCCTCGCTGCTTCCGGGCCGCGCGTTAGCTGAGGCAGGTGAGAGTAAATCCCGATACGCCATGCTGATTGATTTGAGGCGCTGTGTGGGCTGTCAGTCCTGCACGGTTTCGTGCGGGGCGGAAAACGCCGTGCCGCTGGGGAACTTTCGCACCACAGTGAGCGAATACGCCATGGGCGGCGCGCCCTCTGAGCACAAAGAGCCCTCGGTGGCGGTCATTCCCCGCCTGTGCAACCATTGCGAAAATCCCCCGTGCGTGCCCGTGTGTCCTGTGGGGGCCACGTTCAAGCGGGCAGACGGCCTTGTCTTGATCGACGCCACAACCTGTATCGGCTGCGGGTTCTGCGTGCAGGCCTGCCCGTACGACGCCCGCTTCCTGAACCGGGAAACCCACACCGCAGACAAGTGCACCTTTTGCGCGCACCGGACTGCCGCCGGGCTTCTGCCCGCCTGTGTGGAAAACTGTGTTGGCGGCGCGCGAATTTTTGGCGATCTGCGCGATCCCAAAAGTTCTGCCAGCAAAATGCTGGCAGCCTACAAGGGCAAGGTTGTCGTTTTGTATCCCGAAAAATCTACCGATCCTCATGTGTTTTATCTCGGGTTGGACAGGTTCTTTACCCGCTCGGACTCCATTCCGCAGCCAATGCCTATCACACCGCTGGAGAGGACGTAG
- the kdpA gene encoding potassium-transporting ATPase subunit KdpA, with translation MENVILQCALYLLLLAVLAWPLGIYMGKVMDGEPLGILAVLVPCERALYRILGVNPTEQLGWKRYLGCVLAFSAVSTVILVLLLMVQHTLPLNPQGIPDTSWDLALNTAVSFVTNTNWQAYSGESSMSYLAQMAGLTVQNFASAAVGIAVLFALIRGLRSSGTAALGNFWADATRGTLYILLPFSLVLSLLLVWQGVPQNFSDYKTVALLEPLSTEDGTAVTGQMVPMGPQASQVAPKQLGTNGGGYNGVNSAHPHENPTPLSNMLEMLSLLLIPAGLCFTFGQKVGDMRQGFAVFAAMFLLLAMAEGFTVWAEQEATPQLVQGGLINLSPQGGSIAQPGGNMEGKEARFGIVNSAVWAAATTAASNGAVNAMHDSFTPMGGLVPMVLMQLGEVVYGGVGSGLYGMLAFVLLTVFLAGLMVGRTPEYLGKKVEPFEMKMAAVVCLATPVIILIGSGVMCLAPQVVESLNNPLPHGFSEILYAATSAGANNGSAFAGLNANTPFLNVLLSALMLASRFVPIAAILAVAESLARKKKMAASAGTLSTSNGIFVFLLVFVVLLVGALSFFPALALGPVAEHLQMAR, from the coding sequence ATGGAAAATGTCATTCTTCAATGCGCATTGTACCTTTTATTATTGGCCGTGCTTGCATGGCCCCTGGGAATATACATGGGCAAGGTCATGGACGGGGAACCGCTTGGCATCCTTGCCGTCCTTGTGCCCTGTGAACGCGCGTTGTACCGGATTCTGGGGGTGAACCCCACAGAACAGCTGGGCTGGAAGCGGTATCTGGGCTGCGTGCTGGCCTTTAGCGCTGTCAGCACCGTGATTCTTGTTCTTCTCCTTATGGTGCAGCACACGCTGCCCCTGAATCCGCAAGGCATACCCGACACAAGCTGGGATCTTGCCCTGAATACCGCCGTGAGCTTTGTCACCAACACTAACTGGCAGGCATACTCCGGCGAGAGTTCCATGAGCTATCTGGCGCAGATGGCAGGGCTTACAGTGCAGAACTTCGCTTCTGCCGCTGTGGGCATTGCCGTCCTGTTTGCGTTAATACGGGGCTTGCGATCTTCGGGCACTGCGGCATTGGGGAACTTTTGGGCTGATGCCACCAGGGGCACGCTGTATATCCTTTTGCCGTTTTCTCTTGTGCTGTCGCTTCTGCTTGTGTGGCAGGGCGTGCCGCAGAATTTCTCAGACTACAAAACTGTTGCCCTGCTGGAGCCGCTTTCCACAGAAGACGGAACAGCCGTTACCGGGCAAATGGTTCCCATGGGGCCGCAGGCTTCGCAGGTAGCGCCCAAACAGCTGGGCACCAATGGCGGCGGTTACAACGGCGTCAACTCTGCCCACCCGCACGAAAACCCCACTCCCCTGTCGAATATGCTGGAAATGTTGAGTCTTTTGCTCATTCCCGCCGGGTTGTGCTTCACCTTTGGCCAGAAAGTAGGCGACATGCGCCAGGGCTTCGCCGTGTTTGCCGCCATGTTTCTGCTGCTGGCAATGGCTGAAGGTTTCACGGTGTGGGCCGAGCAGGAAGCGACGCCGCAGCTTGTCCAAGGCGGACTGATAAATCTGTCCCCGCAAGGCGGCTCCATTGCCCAGCCCGGCGGCAATATGGAAGGCAAGGAAGCGCGTTTCGGCATAGTTAACAGCGCCGTATGGGCGGCCGCCACCACAGCCGCGTCCAACGGCGCGGTCAATGCCATGCACGACAGCTTCACGCCCATGGGCGGTCTTGTGCCCATGGTGCTCATGCAACTGGGAGAAGTGGTGTACGGCGGCGTGGGCAGCGGACTGTACGGCATGTTGGCCTTTGTATTGCTGACCGTGTTCCTGGCCGGACTTATGGTGGGCCGTACCCCGGAATACCTGGGCAAGAAAGTTGAACCTTTTGAAATGAAGATGGCTGCAGTGGTTTGCCTGGCGACTCCTGTGATCATCCTGATCGGCAGCGGCGTCATGTGCCTTGCGCCGCAGGTTGTGGAAAGCCTCAACAACCCTCTGCCGCACGGATTCAGCGAAATCCTCTACGCAGCCACATCCGCCGGAGCCAACAACGGCTCGGCGTTTGCCGGATTGAACGCCAACACGCCGTTCCTCAATGTTCTGCTCAGCGCGCTCATGCTGGCCAGCCGGTTTGTGCCCATTGCCGCTATTCTCGCGGTCGCGGAAAGCCTGGCACGCAAAAAAAAGATGGCCGCCAGCGCTGGCACGCTTTCGACCAGCAACGGCATATTTGTTTTCCTGCTGGTTTTTGTGGTGCTGCTTGTGGGCGCACTGAGCTTTTTTCCCGCGCTGGCTCTCGGGCCTGTGGCCGAACATTTACAAATGGCGCGGTAG